The following coding sequences are from one Bradyrhizobium sp. WSM471 window:
- a CDS encoding formate dehydrogenase subunit delta: protein MSPDRLIYMANQIGTFFRSQGHDKAVQGIADHIKKFWDPRMKRAIFAHLDAGGAGLEPNVRDALTSLQQATSLPVAP from the coding sequence ATGTCGCCTGACCGCCTGATCTACATGGCCAACCAGATCGGCACGTTCTTCCGGAGCCAGGGCCACGACAAGGCCGTGCAGGGGATCGCCGACCACATCAAGAAGTTCTGGGATCCGCGGATGAAGCGCGCGATCTTCGCCCATCTCGATGCCGGCGGCGCGGGCCTGGAGCCGAACGTGCGGGACGCGCTCACCTCGCTGCAGCAGGCGACGTCCCTTCCAGTAGCGCCCTGA
- the fdhD gene encoding formate dehydrogenase accessory sulfurtransferase FdhD, producing the protein MHVPVQAIDREIWRDGAASEGARLIPEETPLALTYNGGTYAVMMGTPQNLEDFAVGFSLDEGIIKSVDDIKSLEMVRLDDGIELRMWLASEDAARIGERRRHIAGPTGCGICGIDSIAEAVRPAAIVPQGQTFAPEQIMAAMQTIAPLQSINLQTRAVHAAAFWSPAGGIVALREDVGRHNALDKLAGSLARSRTAASGGIVLLTSRVSVEMVQKTAAIGAPVMVAVSAPTALAVRTAEAAGITLIAIARQDGFEVFSHGGRVVARHATEVLDVA; encoded by the coding sequence ATGCACGTGCCGGTCCAGGCCATCGACCGCGAGATCTGGCGCGACGGTGCCGCGTCTGAAGGAGCGCGGCTGATTCCGGAGGAGACGCCGCTGGCACTGACCTACAATGGCGGCACCTACGCCGTCATGATGGGGACGCCGCAGAACCTCGAGGATTTTGCCGTCGGCTTCAGCCTGGACGAAGGCATCATCAAATCCGTCGATGACATCAAGTCGCTCGAAATGGTCCGCCTCGACGACGGCATCGAGCTGCGCATGTGGCTGGCTTCGGAAGATGCCGCGCGCATCGGCGAGCGCCGCCGCCACATCGCCGGCCCGACCGGCTGCGGCATTTGCGGCATCGACTCGATTGCCGAAGCCGTGCGGCCTGCGGCCATCGTGCCGCAGGGACAGACGTTTGCGCCCGAGCAGATCATGGCGGCGATGCAGACCATCGCACCACTGCAATCGATCAATCTGCAAACCCGCGCCGTTCACGCCGCCGCGTTCTGGTCGCCTGCCGGCGGTATCGTTGCGCTGCGTGAGGATGTCGGTCGCCACAACGCGCTCGACAAGCTCGCCGGTTCGCTGGCGCGCAGCCGCACGGCTGCAAGCGGCGGCATCGTGCTGCTGACGAGCCGCGTCTCGGTCGAGATGGTGCAGAAGACCGCCGCCATCGGCGCGCCGGTGATGGTGGCCGTCTCTGCGCCGACCGCGCTCGCGGTGCGCACCGCGGAGGCCGCCGGCATCACGCTGATTGCCATTGCCCGCCAGGACGGGTTCGAAGTGTTTTCGCATGGCGGCCGGGTTGTCGCCCGTCATGCCACGGAGGTTCTCGATGTCGCCTGA
- the fdhF gene encoding formate dehydrogenase subunit alpha: MSLIEEIDFGTPRSKSETMVTLTIDGNQVTVPEGTSIMRAAMDAGHQIPKLCATDMVDAFGSCRLCVVEIEGRAGTPASCTTPVMSGLIVHTQSERLKKLRKGVMELYISDHPLDCLTCGANGDCELQDMAGAVGLRDVRYGYEGENHVFAKTPGKSNGEINAAWMPKDDSNPYFTYDPSKCIVCSRCVRACEEVQGTFALTISGRGFDSRVSPGMSESFLGSECVSCGACVQACPTATLTEKSVIEIGQPEHSVVTTCAYCGVGCAFKAEMRGEEVVRMVPYKDGKANRGHSCVKGRFAWGYTNHRERILNPMIRERIEDPWREVSWDEAFSFAADRMRGIQKKYGRDAIGGITSSRCTNEETYLVQKLIRAGFGNNNVDTCARVCHSPTGYGLSTTFGTSAGTQDFDSVEHTDVVVIIGANPASAHPVFASRLKKRLRQGAKLIVIDPRRTEMVESPHVKALHLPLMPGTNVAVMTALAHVIVTEGLANEAFVRERCDWSEFEEWAAFVAQPNNSPESTAILTGVDPNDLREAARVYATGGNGAIYYGLGVTEHSQGSTTVIAIANLAMATGNIGRPGVGVNPLRGQNNVQGSCDMGSFPHELPGYRHISGDAVRDQFEALWNVKLNPEPGLRIPNMFDAAVDGTFMGIYVQGEDILQSDPNTKHVVAALAAMECVIVHDLFLNETANYAHVFLPGSSFLEKDGTFTNAERRIQRVRKLMTPKNGLADWEVTIGLARAMGFEMTYSHPSEIMDEIAALTPTFAGVSYAKLDELGSVQWPCNDKAPEGTPVMHIDGFVRGKGKFVVTEYVATDERTGPRYPLLLTTGRILSQYNVGAQTRRTENVVWHAEDRLEIHPHDAEQRGVRDGDWVRLKSRAGETTLRAEITDRVAPGVVYTTFHHPDTQANVITTDYSDWATNCPEYKVTAVQISPSNGPSDWQKAYGAQARHSRRIAPAEAAE; encoded by the coding sequence ATGTCTCTGATCGAAGAAATCGACTTCGGTACGCCGCGCTCGAAATCGGAAACGATGGTGACGCTGACCATCGACGGCAACCAGGTCACGGTGCCCGAGGGCACCTCGATCATGCGGGCGGCGATGGACGCCGGCCATCAGATACCGAAACTCTGCGCGACCGACATGGTCGACGCATTCGGCTCGTGCAGGCTTTGCGTCGTCGAAATCGAGGGCCGCGCCGGCACGCCGGCCTCCTGTACCACGCCTGTCATGTCCGGCCTGATCGTGCACACCCAGAGCGAACGGCTCAAGAAGCTGCGCAAGGGCGTGATGGAGCTCTACATCTCCGACCATCCGCTCGACTGCCTCACCTGCGGTGCCAACGGCGATTGCGAGTTGCAGGACATGGCCGGCGCCGTGGGCCTGCGCGACGTGCGTTACGGCTATGAAGGCGAGAACCACGTCTTCGCCAAGACGCCTGGCAAGTCCAATGGCGAGATCAACGCCGCCTGGATGCCGAAGGACGATTCCAACCCGTACTTCACCTACGATCCCTCCAAGTGCATTGTCTGCTCGCGCTGCGTCCGCGCCTGCGAGGAGGTGCAAGGCACCTTCGCGCTCACGATCTCCGGCCGCGGCTTCGACAGCCGCGTCTCGCCCGGCATGAGCGAGAGCTTCCTCGGCTCCGAATGCGTCTCCTGCGGCGCCTGCGTGCAGGCCTGCCCGACCGCCACACTGACCGAGAAATCCGTGATCGAGATCGGCCAGCCCGAACACTCGGTCGTCACCACCTGCGCCTATTGCGGCGTCGGCTGCGCCTTCAAGGCTGAGATGCGCGGCGAGGAAGTCGTCCGCATGGTGCCGTACAAGGACGGCAAGGCCAATCGCGGCCATTCCTGCGTCAAGGGCCGCTTCGCCTGGGGCTACACCAACCACAGGGAACGCATCCTCAACCCGATGATCCGCGAGCGGATCGAGGATCCCTGGCGCGAAGTGTCATGGGACGAGGCATTCTCGTTTGCCGCCGACAGGATGCGCGGCATCCAGAAGAAATACGGCCGCGATGCCATCGGTGGCATCACGTCGTCCCGCTGCACCAATGAAGAGACCTATCTGGTGCAGAAGCTGATCCGCGCCGGCTTCGGCAACAACAATGTCGACACCTGCGCGCGCGTCTGCCACTCCCCGACCGGCTATGGCCTCTCGACCACGTTCGGTACCTCTGCCGGCACGCAGGATTTCGACTCGGTCGAGCACACCGACGTCGTCGTCATCATCGGTGCCAACCCCGCTTCGGCCCACCCGGTGTTCGCCTCCCGCCTGAAGAAGCGGCTGCGCCAAGGCGCCAAGCTGATCGTGATCGATCCGCGCCGCACCGAGATGGTCGAATCGCCGCATGTGAAGGCGCTCCACCTGCCGCTGATGCCCGGCACCAACGTCGCGGTCATGACGGCACTGGCGCATGTGATCGTCACCGAAGGCCTTGCCAACGAAGCTTTCGTACGCGAGCGCTGCGACTGGAGCGAATTCGAGGAATGGGCGGCGTTCGTCGCCCAACCAAACAACAGCCCGGAATCCACCGCCATCCTCACCGGCGTCGATCCGAACGATCTGCGCGAAGCAGCGCGCGTCTACGCCACCGGCGGCAACGGCGCGATCTATTATGGTCTCGGCGTCACCGAGCACAGCCAGGGCTCGACCACCGTGATCGCGATCGCCAACCTCGCGATGGCCACGGGCAATATCGGTCGTCCCGGTGTCGGCGTGAACCCGCTACGCGGCCAGAACAACGTGCAGGGCTCCTGCGACATGGGCTCGTTCCCGCACGAGCTCCCCGGCTACCGCCACATCTCGGGCGATGCCGTGCGGGACCAGTTCGAGGCGCTGTGGAACGTCAAGCTCAACCCCGAGCCGGGCCTGCGCATTCCCAACATGTTCGACGCCGCGGTGGACGGCACGTTCATGGGGATCTACGTGCAGGGCGAGGACATCCTGCAATCCGATCCCAACACCAAGCATGTGGTAGCAGCACTAGCGGCGATGGAATGCGTCATCGTCCACGACCTCTTCCTGAACGAGACCGCGAACTACGCCCATGTGTTCCTGCCGGGCTCCAGCTTCCTCGAGAAGGACGGCACCTTCACCAACGCCGAGCGCCGCATCCAGCGCGTCCGCAAGTTGATGACGCCGAAGAACGGCCTCGCCGACTGGGAAGTCACCATCGGCCTCGCCAGGGCCATGGGCTTCGAGATGACTTACAGCCATCCTTCCGAGATCATGGACGAGATCGCGGCGCTGACCCCGACCTTCGCCGGCGTCTCCTATGCCAAGCTCGACGAGCTCGGCTCGGTGCAGTGGCCCTGCAACGACAAGGCGCCCGAGGGCACGCCGGTGATGCATATCGACGGCTTCGTCCGCGGCAAGGGCAAGTTCGTCGTCACCGAATATGTCGCGACCGACGAACGCACCGGCCCGCGCTATCCGCTGCTGCTCACCACAGGCCGCATCCTCAGCCAGTACAATGTCGGCGCACAGACCCGGCGCACCGAGAACGTGGTCTGGCATGCCGAGGATCGGCTGGAGATCCATCCGCACGATGCCGAACAGCGCGGCGTGCGCGATGGGGACTGGGTGCGGCTGAAGAGCCGCGCCGGCGAGACCACGCTGCGTGCGGAGATCACCGATCGCGTCGCGCCGGGCGTCGTCTACACCACCTTCCACCATCCGGACACCCAGGCCAACGTCATCACGACCGACTATTCGGACTGGGCGACCAACTGCCCCGAATACAAGGTCACGGCGGTGCAGATATCGCCGTCGAACGGCCCGTCCGACTGGCAGAAGGCCTACGGCGCGCAGGCGCGGCATTCCCGCCGCATCGCGCCGGCCGAGGCTGCGGAGTAG
- a CDS encoding NADH-quinone oxidoreductase subunit NuoF, with protein sequence MSIRLYVSRDAGALAVGADEVALALEQAAAKRGIAVEIVRTGSRGLYWLEPLVEVATPQGRIAFGPVTETDVPSLLDALASNTQHLLRLGATDEIPWLKRQTRLTFARCGVIDPRSLDDYRTHGGYKGLERALSLGSEAILNEVTASGLRGRGGAGFPTGIKWKTVAQAKADRKFIVCNADEGDSGTFADRMIMEGDPFLVIEGMTTAGITVGATKGYIYIRSEYPHAVEAMNAAIQAAKRDDYLGANIGGSTHSFDLEVRVGAGAYVCGEETSLLESLEGRRGLVRAKPPLPAHHGLFGKPTVINNVLSFAAIPFILAEGAKAYADFGMGRSRGTMPIQLAGNIRRGGLFETAFGVTLGELVDDIGGGTFTGRPIRAVQVGGPLGAYFPRALFDTPFDYEAFAARDGLIGHGGIVVFDDSVDMRKQARFAMEFCAIESCGKCTPCRIGSTRGVETIEKIINGERVNENLALVEDLCNTMKFGSLCALGGFTPYPVLSALKHFREDFVPAPTTLQAAE encoded by the coding sequence ATGAGCATCCGTCTATATGTCTCTCGCGATGCGGGTGCGCTTGCGGTCGGCGCCGACGAGGTCGCGCTGGCACTGGAGCAGGCTGCAGCCAAGCGTGGCATTGCCGTCGAGATCGTCAGGACCGGCTCGCGCGGCCTGTACTGGCTCGAGCCGCTGGTCGAGGTCGCGACGCCGCAGGGCCGGATCGCGTTCGGCCCTGTGACCGAGACCGATGTGCCCTCCCTGCTCGACGCGCTCGCGAGCAATACGCAGCATCTGCTGCGGCTCGGGGCCACGGACGAGATCCCCTGGCTCAAGCGCCAGACCCGCCTCACCTTCGCGCGCTGCGGCGTGATCGACCCGCGCTCGCTCGACGACTACCGCACCCATGGCGGCTACAAGGGCCTCGAACGCGCGCTGTCGCTCGGCTCGGAAGCCATCCTCAATGAAGTGACGGCGTCCGGCCTGCGCGGCCGCGGCGGCGCCGGCTTCCCGACCGGCATCAAGTGGAAGACGGTCGCGCAGGCGAAAGCGGATCGCAAGTTCATCGTCTGCAACGCCGACGAAGGCGACAGCGGCACCTTCGCCGACCGCATGATCATGGAAGGCGATCCCTTCCTCGTCATCGAGGGCATGACGACCGCCGGCATCACCGTCGGCGCGACCAAGGGCTACATCTACATCCGCAGCGAATATCCGCACGCGGTCGAGGCGATGAACGCGGCCATCCAGGCTGCGAAGCGCGACGACTATCTCGGCGCGAACATCGGCGGCTCCACGCACAGCTTCGATCTCGAGGTCCGCGTCGGCGCCGGCGCTTACGTTTGCGGCGAAGAGACCTCGCTGCTGGAAAGCCTCGAAGGCCGCCGCGGCCTCGTGCGCGCAAAGCCGCCACTGCCCGCGCATCACGGCCTGTTCGGCAAGCCGACCGTCATCAACAACGTGCTGTCGTTCGCCGCAATCCCCTTCATCCTGGCCGAAGGCGCCAAGGCCTATGCCGATTTCGGCATGGGTCGCTCGCGCGGTACGATGCCGATTCAGCTCGCCGGCAACATCCGCCGCGGCGGGCTGTTCGAGACCGCGTTTGGCGTCACGCTCGGCGAGCTCGTCGACGACATCGGCGGCGGCACGTTCACGGGCCGTCCGATCCGCGCGGTGCAGGTCGGCGGCCCCTTGGGCGCCTACTTCCCGCGCGCGCTGTTCGACACGCCGTTCGACTACGAGGCCTTCGCCGCGCGCGACGGCCTGATCGGCCATGGCGGCATCGTCGTGTTCGACGACAGCGTCGACATGCGCAAGCAGGCGCGTTTCGCCATGGAATTCTGCGCCATCGAATCCTGCGGCAAGTGCACGCCGTGCCGGATCGGTTCGACCCGCGGCGTCGAGACCATCGAGAAGATCATCAACGGCGAACGCGTGAACGAAAATCTCGCACTCGTCGAAGACCTCTGCAACACCATGAAATTCGGCTCGCTCTGCGCGCTCGGCGGCTTCACGCCCTACCCCGTGCTCAGCGCATTGAAGCACTTCCGGGAGGATTTCGTCCCGGCCCCGACCACGCTTCAGGCCGCGGAATAG
- a CDS encoding formate dehydrogenase subunit gamma: MTTVYEPWDETRGAEIIAEHSKQEGATLVILHALQEAFGYVPVAAIPMVAQALNLSRAEVHGVFTFYHDFRHKPAGRHVLKLCRAEACQAAGGDALAARAEAKLGVSLGHTTADDRVTLEPIYCLGLCATAPSAMLDGRLIGRLDEKRIDALVAQVQR, from the coding sequence ATGACAACGGTTTACGAGCCTTGGGACGAAACGCGCGGGGCCGAGATTATCGCCGAACACAGCAAGCAGGAAGGCGCGACGCTGGTCATCCTGCACGCGCTCCAGGAGGCGTTCGGCTACGTGCCGGTGGCAGCCATTCCCATGGTGGCGCAAGCGCTCAATCTGTCCCGCGCCGAAGTGCATGGCGTGTTCACGTTCTACCATGATTTCCGCCACAAGCCGGCCGGCCGCCATGTGCTGAAACTCTGCCGCGCGGAGGCCTGTCAGGCGGCGGGCGGTGACGCGCTGGCTGCGCGTGCGGAGGCGAAGCTCGGCGTGTCGCTCGGCCACACCACCGCCGATGACCGCGTCACCCTGGAGCCGATCTACTGCCTCGGACTGTGCGCAACAGCGCCGTCCGCGATGCTCGACGGCCGGCTTATCGGCCGGCTCGACGAAAAGCGCATCGATGCTCTCGTTGCGCAGGTGCAGCGATGA
- a CDS encoding LysR family transcriptional regulator, giving the protein MLDKLELLLALAKERHFGRAAEVCGVTQPTMSTGLKQLEEILGVMLVQRGSRFQGFTPEGERALDWARRIVGDARAMRDEINGLKHQLSGEIRIAAIPTVLGMVAALTTPFRARHPEVRFRIQSTTSSEVLGLLENLEVDAGLTYIENEPIGKVRTIPLYSESYRLLTSPDGMFGDRETVTWKEVGQVPLCLLTPDMQNRRIIDRALRSVGAEATPTLTSNSLLVLFTHVKTGRWASVMPAKLAETLGLSDTVRSIPITDPDVNYSIGMVIPQRDPMTPLIAALVNVAREVAPSLQS; this is encoded by the coding sequence TTGCTCGATAAGCTTGAACTGCTGCTGGCGCTGGCGAAGGAGCGGCATTTCGGCCGGGCCGCCGAGGTGTGCGGTGTGACGCAGCCGACAATGTCGACCGGGCTGAAGCAGCTCGAGGAGATCCTCGGCGTCATGCTGGTCCAGCGCGGCTCCCGCTTCCAGGGTTTTACGCCGGAAGGCGAGCGGGCGCTCGATTGGGCGCGGCGGATCGTGGGTGATGCGCGCGCGATGCGTGACGAGATCAACGGGCTGAAGCATCAGCTCTCCGGCGAGATCCGTATTGCCGCGATCCCGACCGTGCTCGGCATGGTCGCCGCGCTGACGACGCCGTTCCGCGCCAGGCATCCCGAGGTGCGCTTCCGCATCCAGTCCACCACCTCGTCCGAGGTGCTGGGGCTGCTCGAGAATCTCGAGGTGGATGCAGGGCTGACCTATATCGAGAACGAGCCGATCGGCAAGGTGCGCACCATCCCGCTCTACAGCGAGAGCTATCGTCTGCTCACCTCGCCGGATGGAATGTTCGGTGATCGCGAGACGGTGACCTGGAAGGAGGTAGGGCAGGTGCCGCTGTGCCTGCTGACGCCCGACATGCAGAACCGTCGCATCATCGACCGCGCGTTACGTTCGGTCGGCGCCGAGGCGACGCCGACCTTGACCTCGAATTCGCTGCTCGTGCTGTTCACGCATGTGAAGACGGGACGCTGGGCCAGCGTGATGCCGGCCAAGCTCGCCGAGACGCTCGGCCTTTCCGATACTGTGCGCTCGATCCCGATCACCGATCCCGATGTCAATTACAGCATCGGCATGGTGATCCCGCAGCGTGATCCGATGACGCCGCTGATCGCGGCGCTGGTCAATGTCGCGCGGGAAGTCGCGCCGTCGCTGCAATCGTAG
- a CDS encoding PAS domain-containing sensor histidine kinase, which translates to MSRADAANACVQSDSIKGLAQSIAKPAYHRLLIAEPALRRAVPTLIIAFLITICLGAFVQVVDQTRQKRLVIRHDISALADLLAERIDRLTSGRQERLKNIESLPALLPDLIPSWGTASGRHVIVTSAGIDRRILARIPVDSDPAGNDRLLDAVTTAQLMAAPPHDGNISDLTLPNGNAAMATSRQIKSLPGFVTVIQERNEPIWGSDAALSVTLSATTGFVVLILGFAFHWQSTRAREGDLINDAVRGRIDTALNRGRCGLWDWDLSRGRIFWSQSMFSMLGLDGRNELLTFGEVNALVKSDDIDLFEIADQLISEKIDHIDQTFRMQHVDGHWIWLRVRCEKTSGATDSSVHLIGIAVDITEQKSLAERTVEADLRLRDAIETIPEAFVLWDASDRLVLCNSHFQRLHKLPDSAVIPGTSYETVLEVGRMPEVRTRHNETASQGPGARTFEAQLDDGSWLHISERRTKDGGYVSVGTDITRIKEHEQKLVDNDLRLRATVIDLKRSQAALERQAGELADLAEKYQREKTRAEEANQTKSKFLANMSHELRTPLNAIIGFSEIMGSGMFGELGSEKYQEYCHDILTSGHYLLEVINDILDMSKIEAGRMKLDMEELDLAQTLAESLRVVTGRAQDKHLTLDADIAKSISVVADRRATKQIIVNLLSNAVKFTPDGGRIVVRSRQLDDRIVLMIADTGIGIAPHSLARLGRPFEQVESQLTKTYHGSGLGLAIARSLAQLHGGSMRLRSKLEVGTVVRVTLPRDAIKAASGISAAA; encoded by the coding sequence ATGTCGCGTGCAGACGCCGCGAACGCGTGCGTCCAATCCGATTCGATCAAGGGATTGGCGCAATCGATCGCGAAACCTGCCTATCATCGGCTCCTGATCGCGGAGCCAGCGCTGCGCCGTGCCGTGCCGACGCTCATCATCGCGTTCCTGATCACGATCTGCCTCGGCGCGTTCGTGCAGGTCGTCGACCAGACACGCCAGAAGCGGCTGGTCATCCGACACGACATCTCGGCGCTCGCCGACCTGCTCGCCGAGCGCATCGACCGCCTCACCTCGGGGCGACAGGAGCGGCTGAAGAACATCGAGAGCCTGCCGGCGCTGCTGCCCGATCTCATTCCGTCTTGGGGCACCGCCTCGGGCCGCCACGTCATCGTCACCTCAGCCGGCATCGACCGCCGCATCCTTGCCCGCATCCCGGTCGACAGCGATCCCGCGGGCAACGATCGCCTGCTCGACGCAGTCACGACGGCGCAACTGATGGCGGCGCCGCCGCACGACGGCAATATATCCGACCTGACGCTGCCGAACGGCAACGCCGCGATGGCGACCTCGCGGCAGATCAAGTCGCTGCCCGGCTTCGTCACCGTGATCCAGGAGCGCAACGAGCCGATCTGGGGCTCGGACGCCGCGCTGTCGGTGACGCTGTCGGCCACCACCGGCTTCGTCGTCCTGATCCTCGGCTTCGCCTTCCACTGGCAGTCCACCCGTGCCCGCGAGGGCGACCTGATCAACGACGCCGTGCGCGGCCGGATCGACACTGCGCTCAACCGCGGCCGCTGCGGGCTGTGGGACTGGGACCTGTCGCGCGGCCGCATCTTCTGGTCGCAGTCGATGTTTTCGATGCTCGGCCTCGACGGCCGCAACGAGCTCCTCACCTTCGGCGAGGTCAACGCGCTGGTGAAGTCAGACGACATCGACCTGTTCGAGATCGCCGACCAGCTCATCTCCGAGAAGATCGACCACATCGACCAGACCTTCCGCATGCAGCATGTCGACGGCCACTGGATCTGGCTCCGCGTCCGCTGCGAAAAGACCAGTGGCGCGACCGACTCCAGCGTTCACCTGATCGGGATCGCCGTCGACATCACCGAGCAGAAGAGCCTCGCCGAGCGGACCGTGGAAGCCGATTTGCGCCTGCGCGACGCGATCGAGACCATTCCCGAAGCCTTCGTGCTGTGGGACGCGAGCGACCGCCTGGTGCTCTGCAATTCGCACTTCCAGCGCCTGCACAAACTGCCCGACAGCGCCGTCATCCCCGGCACCTCCTACGAGACCGTGCTCGAGGTCGGCCGCATGCCCGAGGTCCGCACCCGGCACAACGAGACCGCGAGCCAGGGCCCCGGCGCGCGCACCTTCGAGGCGCAGCTCGACGACGGCAGCTGGCTGCACATCAGCGAGCGCCGCACCAAGGACGGCGGCTACGTCTCGGTCGGCACCGATATCACCCGCATCAAGGAGCACGAGCAGAAGCTGGTCGACAACGATCTACGCCTGCGCGCTACCGTCATCGACCTCAAGCGCTCGCAGGCAGCCCTGGAGCGCCAGGCGGGCGAACTCGCCGATCTCGCCGAGAAGTACCAGCGCGAGAAGACCCGCGCCGAGGAAGCCAACCAGACCAAGTCGAAATTCCTCGCCAATATGAGCCACGAGCTGCGCACGCCGCTGAACGCGATCATCGGCTTCTCCGAGATCATGGGCTCGGGCATGTTCGGCGAACTCGGCTCGGAGAAGTACCAGGAATACTGCCACGACATCCTGACCAGCGGGCATTACCTGCTCGAAGTCATCAACGACATCCTCGACATGTCCAAGATCGAGGCCGGCCGCATGAAGCTCGACATGGAAGAGCTCGACCTGGCGCAGACGCTGGCGGAATCCCTGCGGGTCGTCACCGGCCGGGCACAGGACAAGCACCTGACGCTCGACGCCGACATCGCAAAATCGATCTCCGTCGTCGCCGACCGCCGCGCCACCAAGCAGATCATCGTCAATTTGCTCTCCAACGCCGTGAAGTTCACGCCCGACGGCGGACGCATCGTGGTGCGCAGCCGACAGCTCGACGACAGGATCGTGCTGATGATAGCTGACACCGGCATCGGCATCGCGCCGCATTCGCTGGCGCGGCTCGGCCGCCCGTTCGAGCAGGTCGAGAGCCAGCTCACCAAGACCTATCACGGCTCGGGACTGGGGCTGGCGATCGCCCGCTCGCTGGCGCAGCTCCATGGCGGCTCGATGCGGTTGCGCTCCAAGCTGGAGGTCGGCACCGTCGTGCGCGTCACCCTGCCCCGCGACGCGATCAAGGCGGCGTCCGGAATATCGGCCGCGGCCTGA
- a CDS encoding cation-efflux pump has product MSSQHNKTSVAAISIFASGGMAAAKFAVGIAIGSLALISEALHSSIDLVATIITWAVVRVSDKPADEEHHYGHGKLESVSALGVTALLYVLAGGILVESYSRLREGTAPPTISAVPFVVLVIDIVVNLWRARALHRAARETRSQALAADALHFASDVMGSFAVIIGLILAGLGFWWGDAAAAAAVAVMIALLGLRMAGSTVQTLVDRAPEGAHETATAAIRSVPGVIDVERLRVRMVGATTFIDTIAKVPRTYPIDRVEDIKRNAQAAVEKTFGDADLTFTAVPVARDNETVRDRIMVIAHNSGLAVHHVTVHDLGAKLIVSIDLEVDAGMQLDAAHDVANTLERNIQEEFGADVEVDVHIEPLEPELPFGVDAASERVRAIAAALTEYAAGSEIHDIHNVRVRNTDAGEIVNFHCRAEPSMSVIKVHEHVDAIERALRRAFPSVKRVISHAEPPRA; this is encoded by the coding sequence ATGAGCTCCCAACACAACAAGACCTCGGTCGCAGCGATCTCGATCTTCGCCAGCGGCGGCATGGCGGCGGCCAAGTTCGCGGTCGGCATCGCGATCGGCTCGCTGGCGCTGATTTCGGAGGCGCTGCATTCCTCGATCGACCTGGTCGCGACCATCATCACCTGGGCGGTGGTGCGGGTGTCCGACAAGCCGGCGGACGAGGAGCATCATTACGGCCACGGCAAGCTCGAAAGCGTCTCGGCGCTGGGCGTCACCGCCCTGCTCTATGTGCTCGCCGGCGGCATCCTGGTCGAGTCCTACAGCCGGCTGCGGGAGGGAACCGCGCCGCCGACTATTTCGGCCGTGCCTTTCGTGGTGCTGGTGATCGACATCGTCGTCAATCTCTGGCGCGCCCGTGCCCTGCACCGTGCCGCACGGGAGACCAGGAGCCAGGCGCTCGCCGCCGACGCGCTGCATTTCGCCTCCGACGTGATGGGCTCGTTCGCCGTGATCATAGGCCTGATCCTCGCCGGCCTCGGCTTCTGGTGGGGCGACGCGGCTGCCGCCGCCGCGGTGGCCGTGATGATCGCCCTGCTCGGCCTGCGCATGGCCGGCTCGACGGTGCAGACGCTGGTCGACCGCGCCCCGGAAGGCGCGCATGAGACGGCCACGGCCGCGATCCGCAGCGTGCCGGGTGTGATCGACGTCGAGCGACTCCGCGTGCGCATGGTCGGGGCAACCACATTTATCGACACGATCGCAAAGGTGCCCCGGACTTATCCCATCGACCGGGTCGAGGACATCAAGCGCAATGCGCAAGCAGCCGTCGAGAAGACCTTCGGCGATGCCGACCTCACCTTCACCGCGGTCCCCGTGGCGCGCGACAACGAGACCGTGCGCGACCGCATCATGGTCATCGCCCACAATTCGGGCCTCGCCGTCCACCACGTCACGGTGCACGATCTCGGCGCCAAGCTGATCGTCAGCATCGACCTTGAGGTCGACGCCGGGATGCAGCTCGACGCCGCCCATGACGTCGCCAACACGCTGGAACGCAACATCCAGGAAGAGTTCGGCGCGGACGTCGAAGTCGACGTCCACATCGAGCCGCTGGAACCGGAACTGCCGTTCGGGGTCGACGCCGCGTCGGAACGGGTGCGGGCCATTGCCGCCGCGCTGACGGAATATGCCGCCGGCAGCGAGATCCACGACATCCACAATGTCCGCGTCCGCAACACCGATGCCGGCGAGATCGTCAACTTCCACTGCCGCGCCGAGCCGTCGATGAGCGTGATCAAGGTGCACGAGCATGTCGACGCGATCGAGCGCGCATTGCGGCGCGCGTTCCCGAGCGTGAAGCGCGTCATTAGTCACGCCGAACCGCCGCGCGCGTGA